The segment TCGAGCCTCGGCATCATGATGTCGAGGAGGATCAGGTCCGGCTTGAGGCTGCGCACCTTCGCAAGCCCCTCTTCGCCGTCGGCTGCTGTCACCACTTCGTAGCCGTTCGCCTCGAGGCGCATCCGCAGGATTTCGAGGTTTTCCGGGGTATCGTCGACGGCGAGAATGCGAGGCGGATCGTGCAAGGCCCTGTCTCCCTTAGGAAAGCAACTCGCGGATCTTGGCAAGCAGCTGGCGCGGACTGAATGGCTTGGCAATGTAGCCATCGCACCCGGCAGCAAGGGCTTTTGCCTCGTCGCCCGACAATGCGTAGGACGTGACGGCGATTATCGGAATGTGCCGGAGCGCCGGGTCAGCTTTTATGCGGCGAGCAGCTTCGTACCCGTCGATCACCGGAAGCTGAATGTCCATTAAGATCAGGTCCGGCTTCTCAGCGGCGGCAGCGACGACGCCGGCGGCACCGTCCGCGGCCTCGATCAGTTCGTATTCGGTGGTGGCGATGAGATCGCGTATGATCTGCCGGTTGTCCTCGGTGTCTTCCACCATCAGGATTCGCTTGCTCATGCTGCCTTCACATCCTCTCCCACTCGGATCGGTATTTTCATGCGGAATGTCGAGCCTGAACCCGGCACGGACTCGACGCCTATGGTTCCACCATGCATTTCGACGATACGCTTCGAGATCGCCAGGCCGAGACCGGTGCCACCCTTCTGCCTGGTGCTGCTGCTATCGACCTGCTGGAATTCATCGAAGATGAGCCCCTGGTCTGTGGGTGCAATGCCAGGGCCGGTGTCGCGCACGATGATCTCGAAGTGGCCGTCGACCGCATCGGCAAGAATGTCGATCGCGCCCGTCTCGGTGAACTTGACGGCATTACCGACAAGATTGAGCAGGACCTGGGTCAGGCGGCGCTCGTCCCCGCGGCCCAGCGGAAGATTTTCGGCGACGGTCGCAGCGAGCGAAAGCCCTTTTGAACGCGCCAGCGGCTCCACAGCTGTAACGGTCGATCGAACAATTTGCCCAACGGAATAATCCTCGAGCGCCAGCGTAAGCTGGCCCGCTTCGATCTTTGAGAGATCGAGCACGTCGTTGATGAGCCCCAGCAGATGACGGCCGTTTGCCTGCACGCGCGCAACCGTCGTTTTTGCCCTGTCCGGGAGCTCGCCGTAAATGCCGTCGACCAGCAGTTCGGTGAAGCCCAGAACCGAATTGAGCGGCGTCCTGAGTTCGTGGCTCATATTCGCGAGGAACTGAGACTTATGGCGGCTGGCCGCCTCCAGCTCCCGGCCTTTTTCCTCTATCTCGCGGAACAGCTTGGCATTCTGGATTGCGAGCACCGATTGCGCTGCGAACGTCTCCAGCAGATGAACGATTTGCTGGTCGAATTCACCTGACTTGCGGCGCCTGACGACGAGCGCGCCGACGAGCTTGTTCGGCCTGAGCAGCGGAACCACCAGGACGCTGCGATATCCGGCGTCGAGGACGATCTTCTGAGCGGGAGAGGGCGTTCCTTCGCTGAGATCGGGTACCTGGACAGGTGCACGGCGCCGTGCGGCGTCGCCAATCCCGGGATCGTTCAGCCCGATGGCCTGGTCGGAAATTGCGGCAATGAGCTCGTCGCTCATCCCATAAGTCGCGCGCGGGCGGAATTGTTGCCTGGTGCTGCTGAACACATAGATAGTGCCTGCATCCGTGTCCGACAGTTGAACCGCCTTCGCAACGATCGTCTGCAGCACCGTGTCGAGATCGAGCGTCGAATTGACCGCCTTGCTGACTTCCCCGAGCGCCTCCAGTTCGGCGACCGAGCGTGCAAGCTCGGCCGTGCGCGCCTGCACCTCCTGGTAAAGCCGCCCCAGCTGCTCGGACGTCTGGTTGACATTGCCGGCAAGCA is part of the Mesorhizobium sp. L-2-11 genome and harbors:
- a CDS encoding sensor histidine kinase, whose protein sequence is MTFSASWTNPNNITNRLVGWVARLPARVQTKLLVAFLSIVGLLIVLGAVGLQVLSGVNDQTNELIKLQRRIAAYRQVQHDTTNQLYSISTALLLQDDRMLDAALRQLNQFGYDLDRMEFVAEVEAEVLGQVRQEYDRFTAGVTHVVELVRAGRTEEARKVQQAEIMPSADRLERLTNQLVNIAEADMVAAIETTEGAYGTSRLIVVSFAVGSILLALGLGYIISWSLIEPVKKIETRLRQIAAGDFAQQVAVANRDELGVLAGNVNQTSEQLGRLYQEVQARTAELARSVAELEALGEVSKAVNSTLDLDTVLQTIVAKAVQLSDTDAGTIYVFSSTRQQFRPRATYGMSDELIAAISDQAIGLNDPGIGDAARRRAPVQVPDLSEGTPSPAQKIVLDAGYRSVLVVPLLRPNKLVGALVVRRRKSGEFDQQIVHLLETFAAQSVLAIQNAKLFREIEEKGRELEAASRHKSQFLANMSHELRTPLNSVLGFTELLVDGIYGELPDRAKTTVARVQANGRHLLGLINDVLDLSKIEAGQLTLALEDYSVGQIVRSTVTAVEPLARSKGLSLAATVAENLPLGRGDERRLTQVLLNLVGNAVKFTETGAIDILADAVDGHFEIIVRDTGPGIAPTDQGLIFDEFQQVDSSSTRQKGGTGLGLAISKRIVEMHGGTIGVESVPGSGSTFRMKIPIRVGEDVKAA
- a CDS encoding response regulator translates to MSKRILMVEDTEDNRQIIRDLIATTEYELIEAADGAAGVVAAAAEKPDLILMDIQLPVIDGYEAARRIKADPALRHIPIIAVTSYALSGDEAKALAAGCDGYIAKPFSPRQLLAKIRELLS